The Caulifigura coniformis genome includes a region encoding these proteins:
- a CDS encoding DUF2238 domain-containing protein produces the protein MTTDRPYPLEVDSRLGLLHMTFLPRDPFQKQLFACFLVFFAASCIAPPNVEFMLMQHVPTIASLVLLVYVVNRLALSRLSYSLTILFLVLHTIGARYLYSNTPYDRWAYWLTGHTISEVFGLTRNHYDRVVHFSFGLLMSAPIQELEQRYLKLSLTMSCVLAIEFVIAMSAIYELIEWLVAVTFAPDWAESFLGQQGDPFDGQKDMALATLGAIISIGAIGLMGGRRHSPLPEPPVLPAAGIPRVSPKN, from the coding sequence GTGACGACTGACAGGCCTTACCCTCTCGAAGTCGATTCTCGCCTGGGGCTGCTGCACATGACGTTTCTGCCGCGTGATCCTTTCCAAAAGCAACTGTTCGCCTGCTTCCTGGTTTTCTTCGCCGCAAGTTGCATCGCGCCGCCGAACGTTGAGTTCATGCTGATGCAGCATGTCCCGACCATCGCTTCGCTGGTGTTGCTGGTCTATGTCGTCAATCGCCTCGCCCTCAGCCGGCTGAGCTACTCGCTCACGATCCTGTTCCTCGTGCTCCACACGATCGGCGCGCGGTATCTCTACTCCAACACCCCTTACGACCGCTGGGCGTACTGGCTGACGGGGCACACGATCAGCGAAGTGTTCGGGCTGACCCGCAATCACTACGACCGCGTCGTCCACTTCTCGTTCGGCCTGTTGATGTCGGCGCCGATCCAGGAACTGGAACAGCGATATCTCAAACTCTCGCTGACGATGTCGTGCGTGCTGGCGATCGAATTCGTCATCGCGATGAGCGCGATCTATGAATTGATCGAATGGCTGGTTGCGGTGACCTTTGCTCCCGACTGGGCCGAGTCGTTTCTCGGGCAGCAGGGAGACCCGTTCGATGGGCAGAAAGACATGGCCCTCGCGACGCTGGGAGCAATCATTTCCATCGGAGCGATCGGCCTGATGGGGGGCCGGCGACACTCTCCACTCCCCGAGCCGCCTGTCCTCCCGGCGGCGGGAATTCCCCGCGTTTCGCCGAAAAACTAA
- a CDS encoding zinc-dependent alcohol dehydrogenase family protein, whose protein sequence is MSRVVQFHRTGGPEVLQIDEVDVPAPGKGEVRIAVKALGLNRAEAMFRMGQYLEDPQFPSKIGYEASGTVEAVGPGVSEFKVGDSVSTIPAFPQGKYGVYGDVCLVPATAVAKHPASLSWEEATSIWMQYLTAYGALVDIAGLKKDDVVLIPAASSSVGIAAIQICNQVGATPVALTRTVDKREALLKHGARHVIATQTQDVVKEVQDITGGNGARIAFDPVGGPMVEKLTACLATHGILFEYGALSTEATPLPLFPTLAKMLTIRGYLLFEVTSDPDRLAKGKQFVFDGLASGALKPTIARVFRFDEIAEAHRYMESNSQIGKIVVKVN, encoded by the coding sequence ATGTCCCGCGTTGTCCAGTTTCATCGCACTGGAGGTCCCGAAGTCCTGCAGATCGACGAAGTCGACGTTCCGGCTCCCGGAAAGGGGGAGGTCCGAATCGCGGTCAAGGCCCTGGGACTGAACCGGGCCGAAGCAATGTTCCGCATGGGGCAGTACCTCGAAGACCCGCAGTTCCCCTCGAAGATCGGGTATGAAGCCTCCGGAACGGTCGAGGCCGTGGGACCGGGGGTGAGTGAGTTCAAGGTGGGCGACTCAGTCAGCACAATCCCGGCGTTCCCCCAGGGCAAGTATGGCGTCTATGGCGATGTCTGCCTCGTCCCGGCCACCGCGGTTGCGAAGCACCCGGCATCGCTGTCGTGGGAAGAAGCCACATCGATCTGGATGCAGTACCTGACGGCCTACGGGGCGCTTGTCGACATCGCCGGTCTGAAAAAGGACGACGTCGTGCTGATTCCCGCCGCGTCGAGCAGTGTGGGGATCGCCGCGATTCAGATCTGCAACCAGGTCGGAGCCACACCGGTCGCGCTGACTCGAACCGTCGATAAGCGCGAGGCGCTCCTCAAGCACGGCGCGCGGCATGTCATCGCAACGCAGACGCAGGATGTCGTCAAAGAAGTGCAGGACATCACGGGAGGAAACGGAGCCCGGATTGCATTCGACCCGGTCGGCGGGCCGATGGTCGAGAAGCTGACGGCCTGCCTTGCAACGCACGGCATCCTGTTCGAATACGGCGCCCTCAGCACGGAGGCGACTCCTCTCCCCCTGTTCCCGACGCTGGCGAAGATGCTGACGATCCGCGGCTACCTTCTGTTCGAGGTCACGTCCGATCCGGACCGCCTGGCAAAAGGGAAGCAATTCGTCTTTGACGGCCTTGCCTCGGGAGCCCTCAAGCCAACGATCGCCAGGGTCTTCCGCTTCGACGAGATCGCGGAAGCTCACCGCTACATGGAATCCAACTCACAGATCGGGAAGATCGTCGTGAAGGTCAACTGA
- a CDS encoding DUF1501 domain-containing protein, whose protein sequence is MNLHQHTRRHFLAGSSLGLGATALSWMLQRDAAAAPAKPEVRTFDTVPRSPTTQGKAKAMISLWMQGGPSHIDLFDPKPEMAKWDGKLVEGDFKFDDVAKASTRMLHSPWKFKKHGESGMDFSELVPHMAQSADDICMIRSMQTGVNNHGQSIRALQMGRIDEGRPALGAWLTYGLGCEADNLPSFVALIDPGQLPVMGVENWQNGFLPSLYQGTVVRPTEPRILDLTPPTRLAGAAQERSLELLNSLNRNHLKRHPGQTDLEARIFSYALAAKMQTAATEALDLSRESKATQEMYGMHDSNKTTADFGARCLIARRLIERGVRFVQVYTANQLWDHHGSIISLLPKACLQVDKGSGALVADLKQRGLLDETVVHWGGEMGRLPVIEHDEGLAKAGRDHNTYGFSMWVAGGGFKGGHIHGATDEFGHKAVDNVVNHYDYHATLLHQFGIDHTQLTFERNAQQKSLTDGQPGRIVQELLA, encoded by the coding sequence ATGAATCTTCATCAGCACACCCGCCGGCATTTTCTCGCAGGCAGCTCGCTCGGGCTGGGCGCCACGGCACTGTCGTGGATGCTGCAGCGGGACGCGGCTGCAGCGCCCGCGAAGCCGGAAGTGCGGACGTTCGACACGGTTCCCCGGTCGCCCACAACGCAGGGGAAAGCCAAAGCGATGATCTCGCTTTGGATGCAGGGGGGACCGAGCCATATCGACCTGTTCGACCCGAAGCCGGAAATGGCGAAGTGGGACGGCAAGCTCGTGGAAGGCGACTTCAAGTTCGACGACGTCGCCAAAGCCAGCACGCGGATGTTGCATTCGCCCTGGAAATTTAAGAAGCACGGCGAAAGCGGGATGGATTTCTCGGAACTGGTGCCGCACATGGCCCAGTCAGCCGACGACATCTGCATGATCCGCTCGATGCAGACTGGTGTGAACAATCACGGGCAGTCGATCCGCGCGCTTCAGATGGGACGGATCGATGAAGGTCGGCCTGCACTCGGTGCTTGGCTGACGTACGGACTGGGATGCGAGGCGGACAACCTTCCGTCGTTCGTTGCCCTGATCGACCCGGGCCAGCTGCCGGTCATGGGAGTCGAAAACTGGCAGAACGGATTCCTGCCCTCCCTGTACCAGGGAACAGTGGTCCGCCCGACAGAGCCCCGGATCCTCGACCTGACTCCCCCGACCCGGCTTGCGGGGGCGGCGCAGGAGCGTTCGCTCGAGTTGCTCAATTCCCTGAACCGCAACCACCTGAAACGGCATCCGGGACAGACTGACCTTGAGGCCCGAATCTTCAGTTACGCGCTGGCCGCGAAAATGCAGACGGCCGCGACCGAGGCGCTCGATCTCTCCCGTGAATCGAAGGCGACGCAGGAGATGTACGGCATGCACGACTCCAACAAGACGACGGCCGACTTCGGCGCGAGATGCCTGATTGCCCGCCGGCTCATCGAGCGCGGCGTGCGGTTCGTGCAGGTCTATACGGCGAATCAGCTGTGGGACCATCATGGCTCGATCATCAGCCTGCTCCCGAAGGCGTGCCTGCAGGTCGACAAGGGATCGGGTGCGCTGGTGGCCGATCTCAAGCAGCGCGGCCTGCTGGACGAAACGGTGGTGCACTGGGGTGGCGAGATGGGCCGGCTGCCTGTCATCGAGCATGACGAGGGCCTCGCCAAAGCTGGACGCGACCACAACACCTATGGCTTCAGCATGTGGGTCGCGGGCGGCGGATTCAAAGGAGGCCACATCCACGGCGCGACGGACGAGTTCGGCCACAAGGCGGTCGACAACGTCGTGAATCACTACGACTATCACGCCACGCTGCTGCACCAGTTCGGCATCGATCACACGCAACTGACCTTCGAACGGAACGCCCAGCAGAAGTCGCTCACGGACGGCCAGCCGGGACGAATCGTGCAGGAACTCCTGGCATAG
- a CDS encoding DUF1553 domain-containing protein, translating to MRASLGLIVALLCSECCADEVLFERDVRPILKQHCFHCHGEEANPESNLDLRLVRTMLKGGDSGPALVAGDHKASSLYQRIVSGEMPPENKGTLTEQQQQTLIQWIDSGAKTARPEPEVLTGPLITEEERNHWSFQPIVRPSLPKVNDVARVQTPVDRFLLEKLEKEGFTLADEASRRTLIRRLTLDLWGVTPTPEQVQEFLADTSTDAYERLVERLLASPRYGERWGRHWLDVAGYADSDGYGPEDVQRPHAWHYRDYVIEAFNKDLPFDQFITEQLAGDELITSPLTDLTPEDARLLAATGFLRMAPDGTSAKVDNPNLARNEVMAETLKIVSTSLMGMTVGCAQCHDHRYDPIPHTDYHAFRAIFEPAIDWKNWKTPAQRLVSLYTTADREAAAKIETEAKAIEAARLEKQKEFIAATIEVELKKFPEEEREAARKAAHAPDKERTPEQKALVKKFPNLNISPGSLYLYDRKAADALKKMQDEAKAIREKKPAETFLHALVEPADSKAKTHLFHRGDIDQPKQELKPGGLTVVSLNTGMSPIPEKDPSRKTTGRRLALAQQLVDRRHPLTSRVLVNRVWHHHFGRGIVSTLGDFGALGTKPTHPELLDWLADEFMSSGWSMKSLHRVILLSQAYRQTSDAPEKLRDSDPDNLLLGRAPVRRLEAEAIRDSSLLVSGLLNEAEFGAPVPVMADNSGRWVLGIENLSAGRPGPVIPLKGEEFRRSVYVQARRSRPLAVLDTFDWPSMAPNCEVRRASTVPPQSLLLMNSDFVIDVSKALASRVAGKSPDDAAGQVSYVWSLVYSRPPQAVEAATALTFLAEQAEHFRQQPAKKGEAIAETPEAEAMTSLCQMLLSSNEFLYVD from the coding sequence CGGGGATCACAAGGCAAGTTCCCTCTACCAGCGGATCGTCAGCGGAGAAATGCCGCCCGAGAACAAGGGCACGCTGACCGAACAGCAACAACAGACGCTGATCCAGTGGATCGACAGCGGCGCAAAGACCGCCCGGCCAGAGCCGGAAGTTCTCACGGGCCCTCTCATCACCGAGGAAGAACGCAACCACTGGTCCTTCCAGCCGATCGTCCGGCCGTCGCTTCCGAAGGTGAACGATGTCGCCCGCGTTCAGACGCCGGTCGACCGCTTCCTCCTCGAGAAGCTCGAGAAGGAGGGATTCACGCTGGCCGATGAGGCCTCCCGAAGGACGTTGATCCGCCGGCTGACGCTGGACCTGTGGGGCGTCACGCCGACGCCCGAACAGGTCCAGGAGTTTCTCGCCGACACGTCGACCGACGCCTATGAGCGGCTCGTCGAACGTCTTCTGGCGAGTCCCCGGTATGGCGAGCGCTGGGGGCGTCACTGGCTGGATGTCGCGGGTTACGCCGACAGCGATGGCTATGGTCCGGAAGACGTACAGCGGCCGCACGCGTGGCACTACCGCGACTACGTCATCGAAGCGTTCAACAAGGATTTGCCGTTCGACCAGTTCATTACCGAACAGCTGGCGGGCGACGAACTGATCACCTCACCGTTGACGGACCTCACGCCCGAGGACGCAAGGCTGTTGGCAGCAACTGGTTTTCTGCGAATGGCTCCCGACGGCACTTCGGCCAAAGTCGATAACCCGAACCTGGCGCGCAACGAAGTGATGGCCGAGACGCTGAAGATCGTTTCGACTTCGCTGATGGGCATGACGGTGGGCTGCGCACAATGCCACGACCATCGCTACGACCCCATTCCCCACACGGATTACCACGCGTTCCGGGCAATCTTCGAACCGGCCATCGACTGGAAGAACTGGAAGACTCCGGCCCAGAGGCTCGTCTCGCTGTACACCACGGCCGATCGTGAAGCGGCGGCAAAAATCGAAACGGAAGCGAAGGCTATCGAGGCCGCACGGCTCGAAAAACAGAAAGAGTTCATCGCCGCTACGATCGAAGTGGAGCTGAAAAAGTTCCCGGAAGAGGAACGTGAGGCCGCCCGCAAGGCGGCGCATGCTCCCGACAAGGAGCGAACTCCAGAGCAGAAGGCCCTGGTCAAGAAGTTCCCGAACCTAAACATCTCGCCGGGATCTCTGTACCTGTACGACCGCAAGGCGGCCGACGCTCTGAAGAAGATGCAGGACGAAGCCAAGGCCATTCGCGAGAAGAAGCCGGCTGAGACGTTCCTGCACGCCCTGGTCGAACCGGCCGATTCGAAAGCGAAGACACACCTGTTTCATCGAGGCGACATCGATCAGCCGAAGCAGGAACTGAAGCCCGGCGGACTGACGGTCGTTTCGCTGAACACCGGGATGTCGCCCATCCCGGAAAAGGATCCTTCACGGAAGACGACAGGCCGGCGTCTGGCACTGGCTCAACAGCTGGTTGATCGCCGGCATCCGTTGACGTCGCGGGTGCTCGTTAATCGCGTCTGGCATCACCATTTCGGACGCGGAATCGTTTCGACTCTCGGAGACTTCGGCGCCCTGGGTACGAAACCCACCCATCCTGAACTGCTCGACTGGCTGGCTGATGAATTCATGAGCAGCGGCTGGAGTATGAAATCGCTGCACCGCGTGATCCTGCTGTCGCAGGCGTACCGTCAGACCAGTGACGCGCCGGAAAAGCTGCGAGATTCTGATCCCGACAACTTGTTGCTTGGCCGGGCGCCTGTCCGCCGGCTCGAGGCAGAAGCCATCCGCGATTCGTCGCTTCTGGTCAGCGGCCTCCTGAATGAGGCGGAATTTGGGGCTCCCGTACCGGTGATGGCGGATAATTCAGGACGCTGGGTGCTGGGCATTGAGAACCTGAGTGCAGGTCGCCCCGGCCCGGTGATCCCGCTCAAGGGGGAAGAGTTCCGCCGGAGCGTTTATGTCCAGGCCCGGCGGAGTCGTCCCCTGGCGGTTCTGGATACGTTCGACTGGCCTTCGATGGCTCCCAACTGTGAAGTGCGGCGGGCCTCAACGGTTCCGCCTCAATCGCTGCTGCTCATGAACAGTGACTTCGTCATTGACGTCTCGAAGGCACTGGCGAGCCGCGTGGCGGGGAAGTCTCCCGATGACGCGGCCGGCCAGGTGTCCTATGTGTGGAGCCTCGTCTATTCCCGCCCTCCGCAAGCCGTCGAGGCGGCCACGGCGCTGACGTTTCTTGCGGAACAGGCGGAGCACTTCCGCCAGCAGCCGGCGAAGAAGGGAGAGGCGATCGCCGAGACGCCCGAGGCCGAGGCAATGACGTCTCTCTGCCAGATGCTGCTCAGTTCCAACGAGTTCCTGTACGTCGACTGA